The Opitutus sp. DNA window CAACAGAATGCACGCCGAGGGAAATGTCGAAGATTTTGCTGGTTACCGTGGGCAATGGGCAGCGCCGATTCATAGCGGGAAGTTTACCGAGGTAAGTGCGCGGAGCGCGCGACGGTCATGATTTTCGGACATGTGGGCGATAAAGTCGGAGGTATAAAGGTGGCGTTTTTTAGTTCGTTGACCGCGCCAGTGCATGAACAGGCTGTTGGCCCAGCGGTTGAACATGCCGTGGATGCGTACAGCGTTCGGGCGGCGTAATCGGCAGCGATCATCCTGGCGCGAGGCGTCGAGGCGGGCATGCAAACCGGTTTCGATTCCCCAGTGCGCAATATTGACCTCCAGCCATTGGGCGGGAGTCAACTCGGCGGCGGGGCGACTGGTGATCAGCGCCACGGTCTCGGTGGGCTTGCCGTGGCGTTTTCGGCAGATTCTCGCGGCTTGCGCCACCAGGGGGAAGCAGGCGCTTTCCGCGCTCAACTCGCGCGCCACCAGGGTGCGCGTCACGGGGTGCTTCTTTTCCTGGGTGGTACGTTGCTCGGCAGCGGGATCTTTTAACGGGTCAAAAAAGGGGCGCCCGGATCGGGCACTTGCGCTGCTACGATTTTCTGCAAGCCGGGCTGATTGCCTTTGACGGTGAACAGGTAGTCGCCGCCATGCTCCAGTACGATCGCCCGCGCGGTGTCCGCCTGGGTATGCAGGGCATCAAGGCTCACGAGTTTATCGACCAAATCGAGTCTCTCACACAGGGCGCGGGCGGCGGGAATCTCGTTACTTTTTTCGGCGACGACCTCGCTGCCGAGATAAAACAAGCTCGGCGAGGTAACCGCGGTCACGACGTTTTGTCCGCCGCTGTGCTTGGGGACTTTGCCGTCGATGACCACGATCTCGGTGGCGGGAGGCTCGCCTCGCACCTGGCGTTGGTGGGCGAGTAAAACCTCCTCGATGCGCGCGGCCTGCACACGGGCGAACAGACGGCTGAAGGTGGGCTGGCTGGGAGCGCCGTATTTGCCGCGGCGGCGGATCACCCCGAGGGCTTGGCGTTGGACCGGGGAGAGCCGGCGGGCGAAAGCGGCCAGGTCACGTTGGCCGCGGGGTGCTCCGGCCAGATAGGCCGCCGCCGTGATCGCCAGCAGCGCGTGCAAGGGATAGGCCCCGATGTAGGCGCGGTATTCAGGCACTTGCCGGAAGGCCTCCGCCAGGCTGATTAAATCGGGGGCCTTCAGGGTACTTCGCACCGGAACTTTCGCCTCCACCGCAGCCAGCGAGGGTTTGATCTGCCCTGCCTGAAGAGCTCTCCGGGCCCGGGGCTCCAGCTCGCGCACAAACAAGCGCTTGGGCTTGGCGTGGTGCTCGTAGTAATCGCGCGACTTACGCGTGTTGCCCTTGGTCAGGCCCAACTCGGTCCACCCGGATGCCTTGTATACACTTCCCGTAAAACGCTCGGGGTCGACGAAGGTTTCCACGACGAGCACGGGGTGCTCGTAACGCGACTGCCAGTCGGCACTGAGCCGGCCGAGCACCCGGCTCAAAACCGCCGAGCCCAAGTTGGGCACCGCCGGCTTGGGCAGCAGCAGGAACCGCACGTTGTTGACCACCAGCGCCAATCGGCGTCGGCGCTGTTCTCCACTCCAGCCAATCCACGCCTCCCGGCCGCGCAGGTGCAGCGCCGCCGCCGCAAACACCAGCACCGCCACCCAGGTGCCCTGCGCATCGCTCACCGCGTACAGCAGCCGCTCGCCCACCGGTTTCACCGCGCCCAGATAGTGATGCTCCTCAAGCAGCCCCTGCGCTCGGGCGTTTAACTCGGGGCTGTCTAGCACCTGCACCTGCAAGTGGCGCAGCGAAATCACCTCCCCTTGGGGGTTCGACGGGTTCGTTTCGGCCGGCATCATTCACCCAGCCAAAATGAATTCCTGGGGCTTGTTCCGCTTATTCCGCTCCTTTGTTAGTATTCAGGTGTTTAGCTGTTCAATGAATCGGCGGTGGGGCAATGGGGCCGCGCCACCACCCGCGGCGTACCGCGATGGCCGGGCGCAGGCTTCCAGCCTGCTTCTTTTGGAGCCAAACTCCAGGCGCAGGCTTCCAGCCTGCTTCAGTCCTAACAACTGCCTTCCGGAGCAGACTGGAAGTCTTCGCTACTTTAAGCCGTCAATAAATATTAGTTGACCCTAATTATTGGCGCGGATTTAGGTGAGCCTAATTTTACTATGACCTTCAAATTCATTCGCTCCTTCGTGGCTGCTGTCACGATTTTAGGTGGGATCAACGGCGGCGGGTTTACTCACGCCGCCCACGCTGCGCCGGCCACGTCGGCCACGCCCGAACGCCCTCGCGTGCTGACGACCTTCACCATTTTGGCAGACATGGCGCGCAACGTCGCCGGCGACTACGCCGAGGTGGAATCCCTCACCAAACCCGGCGCCGAAATCCACGGCTACGAGCCCACGCCACGCGACATCGTTAAAACCCAGCGCGCCTCCCTCGTGCTCTGGAACGGCATGAACTTGGAACGCTGGTTCGAGCCGTTTTTCGCCAATGTTAAAAACGTGCCCCAAGTCGTTCTTACCGAAGGGATCGAGCCGATGGGCATCACCGAGGGCCCCTACACGGGCAAACCCAACCCGCACGCCTGGATGTCGCCAATGAACGCCGTGCGTTACGTCGAAAACATCCGTGCGGCCCTCGCGCGCATCGATCCCGCCCACGCAGCCGACTACGCCGCCAACGCCGAGGCCTACTCGGCCAAAATCCGCGCCCTCGACGCCCCGGTGCGCGCGCAGCTCGCGCGCATCCCCGAAGCCCAGCGTTGGCTGGTGACCAGTGAGGGCGCATTCTCGTACTTGTGCCGCGACTACGGCCTGCGCC harbors:
- a CDS encoding ISAs1 family transposase, whose protein sequence is MMPAETNPSNPQGEVISLRHLQVQVLDSPELNARAQGLLEEHHYLGAVKPVGERLLYAVSDAQGTWVAVLVFAAAALHLRGREAWIGWSGEQRRRRLALVVNNVRFLLLPKPAVPNLGSAVLSRVLGRLSADWQSRYEHPVLVVETFVDPERFTGSVYKASGWTELGLTKGNTRKSRDYYEHHAKPKRLFVRELEPRARRALQAGQIKPSLAAVEAKVPVRSTLKAPDLISLAEAFRQVPEYRAYIGAYPLHALLAITAAAYLAGAPRGQRDLAAFARRLSPVQRQALGVIRRRGKYGAPSQPTFSRLFARVQAARIEEVLLAHQRQVRGEPPATEIVVIDGKVPKHSGGQNVVTAVTSPSLFYLGSEVVAEKSNEIPAARALCERLDLVDKLVSLDALHTQADTARAIVLEHGGDYLFTVKGNQPGLQKIVAAQVPDPGAPFLTR
- a CDS encoding metal ABC transporter substrate-binding protein produces the protein MTFKFIRSFVAAVTILGGINGGGFTHAAHAAPATSATPERPRVLTTFTILADMARNVAGDYAEVESLTKPGAEIHGYEPTPRDIVKTQRASLVLWNGMNLERWFEPFFANVKNVPQVVLTEGIEPMGITEGPYTGKPNPHAWMSPMNAVRYVENIRAALARIDPAHAADYAANAEAYSAKIRALDAPVRAQLARIPEAQRWLVTSEGAFSYLCRDYGLRPLYLWPINADAQGTPQQIRAVIDQVRAHRIPVVFSESTVSEKPARQVAKEGGARYGGVLYVDSLTTADGPAPTYLALLQANATTIVNAFSASAAP